One window from the genome of Schistocerca piceifrons isolate TAMUIC-IGC-003096 chromosome 1, iqSchPice1.1, whole genome shotgun sequence encodes:
- the LOC124747842 gene encoding SRR1-like protein isoform X1, protein MMLEGDFKLVSAKKRSNKSAQRKESTITRSQLTGIPDINKESAIRRIELAKEEIQESDFYTAVRVVLLQGLKLLNSSEIKEIICYGLGHVAECMTSRYQLGLLLLLKDNFNSEVYIHDPVFYSAECELLRDLNFQLITENEEGKRKLKPSVTTLVYLPHCPKQITNNFLWANWGPQLTNCLLFCNSFNKIVETNPKTVLYTSVSYILNIFPHTEEFGVINSFQYKEIFNDLAIHVFPQKKLDLVASDLWNYCEEPKYSADDTEFITNKLQSALRLNS, encoded by the exons TGATGCTGGAAGGTGATTTCAAACTGGTTTCTGCaaagaaaagatcaaacaagtctGCCCAGAGGAAAGAGTCTACAATAACACGCAGTCAGTTGACTGGCATTCCTGATATTAATAAAGAATCTGCAATAAG AAGGATAGAATTAGCGAAAGAAGAAATTCAGGAATCAGATTTCTATACAGCAGTTCGAGTAGTGCTACTTCAGGGACTGAAATTGCTGAACAGctctgaaattaaagaaattatttgttATGGACTTGGACATGTGGCAGAATGCATGACATCCAGATATCAACTAGGCCTGCTACTTTTACTGAAAGACAATTTTAATTCTGAAGTGTACATTCATGATCCTGTTTTCTATTCTGCAGAGTGTGAGCTGCTCAGAGATCTAAATTTCCAGTTGATTACAGAGAATGAAGAAGGGAAGCGTAAACTGAAACCATCTGTAACGACACTGGTTTATTTGCCCCACTGCCCTAAACAGATAACAAATAATTTCTTGTGGGCTAATTGGGGTCCACAGCTTACAAACTGTCTCCTGTTTTGTAATAGTTTCAATAAAATTGTAGAAACAAATCCAAAGACAGTACTGTATACAAGTGTAagttatatattaaatatatttccacATACTGAAGAGTTTGGGGTGATAAATTCATTTCAGTACAAGGAAATATTTAATGACTTGGCTATACACGTGTTTCCTCAGAAGAAACTTGATTTAGTGGCATCCGATCTTTGGAACTATTGTGAAGAGCCGAAGTATTCAGCTGATGATACagaattcataaccaataaattacagtCTGCTCTGAGGTTAAATAGCTGA
- the LOC124747842 gene encoding SRR1-like protein isoform X2, which produces MLEGDFKLVSAKKRSNKSAQRKESTITRSQLTGIPDINKESAIRRIELAKEEIQESDFYTAVRVVLLQGLKLLNSSEIKEIICYGLGHVAECMTSRYQLGLLLLLKDNFNSEVYIHDPVFYSAECELLRDLNFQLITENEEGKRKLKPSVTTLVYLPHCPKQITNNFLWANWGPQLTNCLLFCNSFNKIVETNPKTVLYTSVSYILNIFPHTEEFGVINSFQYKEIFNDLAIHVFPQKKLDLVASDLWNYCEEPKYSADDTEFITNKLQSALRLNS; this is translated from the exons ATGCTGGAAGGTGATTTCAAACTGGTTTCTGCaaagaaaagatcaaacaagtctGCCCAGAGGAAAGAGTCTACAATAACACGCAGTCAGTTGACTGGCATTCCTGATATTAATAAAGAATCTGCAATAAG AAGGATAGAATTAGCGAAAGAAGAAATTCAGGAATCAGATTTCTATACAGCAGTTCGAGTAGTGCTACTTCAGGGACTGAAATTGCTGAACAGctctgaaattaaagaaattatttgttATGGACTTGGACATGTGGCAGAATGCATGACATCCAGATATCAACTAGGCCTGCTACTTTTACTGAAAGACAATTTTAATTCTGAAGTGTACATTCATGATCCTGTTTTCTATTCTGCAGAGTGTGAGCTGCTCAGAGATCTAAATTTCCAGTTGATTACAGAGAATGAAGAAGGGAAGCGTAAACTGAAACCATCTGTAACGACACTGGTTTATTTGCCCCACTGCCCTAAACAGATAACAAATAATTTCTTGTGGGCTAATTGGGGTCCACAGCTTACAAACTGTCTCCTGTTTTGTAATAGTTTCAATAAAATTGTAGAAACAAATCCAAAGACAGTACTGTATACAAGTGTAagttatatattaaatatatttccacATACTGAAGAGTTTGGGGTGATAAATTCATTTCAGTACAAGGAAATATTTAATGACTTGGCTATACACGTGTTTCCTCAGAAGAAACTTGATTTAGTGGCATCCGATCTTTGGAACTATTGTGAAGAGCCGAAGTATTCAGCTGATGATACagaattcataaccaataaattacagtCTGCTCTGAGGTTAAATAGCTGA